A single genomic interval of Carassius gibelio isolate Cgi1373 ecotype wild population from Czech Republic chromosome A22, carGib1.2-hapl.c, whole genome shotgun sequence harbors:
- the LOC127942806 gene encoding uncharacterized protein LOC127942806 isoform X9: MRGKCYISLKKLCSSGVFGETYVKIGHSVTLNSGLSEMMDNDLIRWEFQYRLIAEINVTADRFSVYEDVLDGRFRDRLKLDNQTGSLTITNITTEHTGVYSVYNNTVSKRFWLSLYDEISVKEGDSVTLNSDLTEIDYDLILWEFENSLIAEIYEWDDRPSVYDDVLDGRFRDRLKLDKQTGSLTITNISTEHTGVYELVINSMSRMRKTFFLNAVNEEISVKKGDSVTLNSDLTEIMNGVSIEWRFGDEITLLAEISRRDDGFSVYDDVLDERFRDRLKLDDQTGSLTITNITTEHAGRYLLHLGPKHLNLNQSLKAFSVSVSDSVHCCGSTEAVIRLVLSALVGVATVILLVYDIRSRRAEQDQTQIHTSGACS, encoded by the exons gtgtgtttggtgaaacGTACGTGAAAATTGGACATTCAGTCACTCTTAACTCTGGTCTTTCTGAAATGATGGATAATGATCTGATTCGGTGGGAGTTTCAATACAGATTAATAGCTGAAATCAATGTGACGGCCGACAGATTCTCTGTATATGAGGATGTtcttgacgggagattcagagacagactgaagctggacaatcaaactggatctctgaccatcacaaacatcacaactgaacACACTGGAGTTTATTCAGTATATAACAACACTGTGAGCAAGAGATTCTGGCTCAGTCTCTATG atgaaatatcagtgaaggagggagattcagtcactctgaactctgatcttactgaaatagATTATGATCTGATTCTATGGGAGTTTGAAAACAGTTTAATAGCTGAAATCTATGAATGGGATGACAGACCCTCTGtatatgatgatgttcttgacgggagattcagagacagactgaagctggacaaacaaactggatctctgaccatcacaaacatctcaACTGAACATACTGGAGTCTATGAACTCGTGATCAACAGTATGAGCAGAATGAGGAAAACGTTCTTTCTCAATGCTGTCAATg AAGAAATATCAGTGAagaagggagattcagtcactctgaactctgatcttactgaaataatGAATGGTGTTTCAATAGAGTGGAGGTTTGGAGATGAAATCACTTTATTAGCTGAGATCAGTAGAAGGGATGATGGATTCTCTGtatatgatgatgttcttgatgagagattcagagacagactgaagctggacgatcaaactggttctctgaccatcacaaacatcacaactgaacATGCTGGACGTTATTTACTACATTTAGgaccaaaacatttaaatctaaacCAGTCATTAAAAgctttcagtgtttctgtctCTG actctgtccactgctgtggttctactgaagctgtgatccgattggtcctctctgctctggtgggcgtggctactgtcattcttctggtttatgacatcagatccagaaGAGCTGAACAAGAtcaaacacagattcacacatcaGGTGCATGTTCTTGA
- the LOC127942808 gene encoding uncharacterized protein LOC127942808 gives MVPIHAKAPLHIMAMDFLTLGRPRDRYQNILVITDLFTKYAWAIPTLDQTATTTATVLWRAVFQTFGCPEFLHSDQGANFESRVIRELCQLYGCTKTHTTSYHPQGNGGCERFNQTLLGLLGTLDQQRQDDWVSALPNLLQAYNNSIHSTTGYAPTYLMFGRHIRMPTDLVLGVTADQEEASVTEWVGRHHQRLHFAYEQVSKRIQTAGEKSKRLYDRTAREAPLLPGERVLVRDNRRQGKGKLSDRWEATPYVVCRQQRPGQPVYTIRPEGKSSPDRVVHRNMIRPCPNYPEAVEEVPTEPVPAAPCIEGWAVVPGRPVVAPPLIAPREPEAAPEQAEPDSPVRRSQRENRGRPPARYGEWTARGRSRD, from the coding sequence ATGGTACCCATCCATGCGAAGGCCCCCCTTCATATCATGGCTATGGACTTCTTGACACTGGGCCGACCACGAGATCGCTACCAGAACATCTTGGTAATAACGGATTTGTTCACAAAGTACGCTTGGGCTATCCCCACCCTCGACCAGACTGCAACCACCACCGCTACAGTTTTATGGCGGGCCGTCTTCCAGACGTTCGGATGCCCGGAGTTTCTGCACTCCGATCAAGGAGCCAACTTTGAGTCCAGGGTAATTAGAGAACTATGCCAGTTGTACGGTTGCACGAAAACTCACACCACTTCGTATCATCCTCAGGGGAACGGCGGCTGTGAGAGATTCAATCAGACCCTATTGGGGCTGCTGGGGACCTTGGACCAACAACGGCAGGACGATTGGGTGAGTGCATTGCCAAACCTCCTACAGGCCTATAACAACAGTATACATAGTACTACGGGTTACGCCCCCACGTACCTGATGTTTGGCAGACACATACGAATGCCTACTGACCTGGTCCTAGGAGTGACAGCCGACCAAGAGGAAGCAAGTGTAACGGAGTGGGTGGGGCGCCATCACCAGCGCTTGCATTTCGCCTACGAGCAGGTGTCGAAAAGGATACAGACGGCAGGAGAGAAAAGTAAGCGGTTGTATGATCGGACTGCTAGAGAAGCCCCTCTACTGCCAGGAGAGAGGGTGTTGGTGAGAGATAATCGGCGGCAGGGGAAGGGGAAACTGAGTGACCGTTGGGAGGCCACCCCTTATGTAGTCTGCCGGCAGCAGAGGCCGGGACAGCCGGTCTATACCATCCGGCCAGAAGGGAAGTCGAGCCCTGACCGTGTGGTGCACCGGAACATGATTCGCCCATGCCCTAACTACCCTGAAGCCGTGGAAGAAGTCCCCACGGAACCTGTACCAGCGGCCCCCTGTATTGAAGGTTGGGCTGTGGTACCAGGGAGACCCGTGGTGGCACCACCCCTGATCGCCCCGAGAGAACCAGAAGCAGCCCCTGAACAAGCTGAGCCCGATTCACCAGTGAGACGATCCCAGCGAGAGAACCGAGGCCGACCCCCTGCCCGCTATGGTGAGTGGACAGCCCGAGgacgttctagggactag